The Rhinoraja longicauda isolate Sanriku21f chromosome 19, sRhiLon1.1, whole genome shotgun sequence genome includes a window with the following:
- the LOC144602573 gene encoding putative G-protein coupled receptor 139: protein MRCYLRMPCLEAEPIQTMMEKIKSNRLRLGDERFAEIAMRICFLRMNLVTIVVLCRGKCGLSSCVTRYLVAMAAADLLVIIFDLILRQIPIAHHIMFVKFIPLCNIHAVLLYTMTDCSVWFTVSFTFDRFIAICCQKLKHRYCTEKTAAVVLGTVIVLSSAKNVFWYFMYTPWYRLANTPWFCYTDVRVTFSMTWATIESLHYILTPCVPFVLILLLNTLTARHILVVSRARRRLRDQKSAKGPSDPEMENRRKSVILLLVISGNFILLWTVFTFYLIWKRLWNLGYLNFFLPNFVSEIGFMLQLLSSCTNTCIYAVTQTKFREQYLTALTYPLTRLVRLIKH, encoded by the exons atgcgctgctacCTCCGAATGCCATGCTTGGAGGCTGAGCCaatccagaccatgatggagaag ATAAAGTCCAATCGGCTGAGGCTGGGAGatgagcggtttgcagaaatcgCGATGAGgatttgttttctccgaa TGAACCTGGTGACAATTGTGGTATTGTgtcgaggaaagtgtggtctctccagctgtgtcacccgctacctggtggccatggcagcggcggatctattggtcattatctttgacctgatattgaggcagattccgattgctcatcacataatgtttgtgaagttcatccccctgtgtaatatccacgccgtccTGCTTTACACAatgaccgactgttctgtgtggttcaccgtctccttcacctttgatcggtttattgccatctgttgccaaaagctgaagcatagatattgcaccgagaaaacagcggctgtggttctgggcacagtgattgtactgagcagcgcaaagaatgttttctggtattttatgtacacaccttggtacagattggcgaatactCCCTGGTTTTGTTACACGGATGTCCGTGTTACGTTTTCAATGACCTGGGCAACTATTGAGTCTCTTCATTACattctcaccccctgtgtcccgtttgtattgattctgctgctcaataCTTTAACGGCCagacatattttggtggtcagcagagcccgcaggagactccgcgaccagaaaagtgcgaagggccccagtgatcccgaaatggagaatcgaaggaaatccgtgatattgttgttagTTATTTCCGGAAATTTCATTTTGTTATGGACGGTATTTACATTCTATTTAATATGGAAACGATTATGGAATTTGGGATATTTAAATTTTTTCCTTCCTAactttgtatcggaaataggatttATGTTGCAGCTGCTCAGTTCATGCACAAACACGTGCATCTATGCAGTAACACAGACGAAGTTTAGAGAGCAGTATTTGACTGCGTTAACATATCCGCTTACTCGACTGGTCAGATTAATTAAACACTGA